The following nucleotide sequence is from SAR324 cluster bacterium.
CCGTGATAGATGGCATCTATTCGCCGCTCATGCACCTGGTTCGTAATGCGATTGATCATGGCCTGGAATCCTCACAAATCAGAACAACAGCCGGTAAAAATCCACAGGGCACTCTGTTCTTGATTGCCCGCCATCTGGGCGATTCGGTGATGATCGAAATCAGAGATGACGGCAACGGGTTGAATCGGCAGAAAATTCTCAAAAAAGCCCTTGAAAATGGTTTGGTCAAGGACGGCGTAGACTTGTCCGACGCTCAGATTGACCAGTTGATTTTTCATCCCGGTTTTTCAACAGCGGACGCTGTTACGGATGTTTCAGGACGAGGGGTTGGAATGGATGTGGTGCGCCAGGACATCGGCAAACTCCGTGGCAAAATTTCTATCCAGAGTGTGACAGGGAAAGGAACTTCGTTTCAGATCAAACTGCCCTTGAGCACCTCCATCATCGAAGGGTTGGTCACCAGGGTCGGTGACTATCAGTTTGTGTTTCCCCTGCTTGAAATTTTGTGCACCGTTACCCCCGAAAACAGCTCATTGCAGGAAATTCACGGACAGGCCGCCCAATGTTTTGTGCTCGATCACGAAATCATCCCGATTTTACGCCTGTATGAGTTTTATGAAATTCCGACCGAAATTCTGGATCCGGCCAAAGGAATCATGGTGGTCATCAGGCAGGAATACCGTAAAATCGGCGTGCTGGTGGATGAAGTCCTGCACCGTCAGCAAATTGTGATCAAATCTCTGGGCGAACGCTTTCAACATCTGCCTGCCATAACAGGCGGCACCATTCTGGGAGATGGCCATATCGGTCTGATCATATCCCCCGAACAATTGATTGAACATTCTGACAAGGAGAAACACCATGAGTCATGAAAATGAACTGTTTGAAAAATCAGGGGGCAAACTTTTGACATTCCAACTGGGAAATCAGGAATATGGAATTCAAATTCTGCAAGCCCGTGAGGTTGTGGGGTTGATGCGCATTGACCCTGTGCCTCAGACCCCATCGTTCATGAAAGGGGTGATCAATCTTCGCGGAAAGATCATTCCGGTCATCGATCTACGTTCCAAGTTCGGGATGCCGCAGATTGAACCCGGTAAGGAAAACTGCATTGTCGTGGTGGACATGCAGGGGAAACTGACCGGTGTCATCGTCGATCTGCTGGTGGGTGTGCTCACCGTGGAACCTGATGATTTTGAACACACACCGGAACTTGGCTCCAATATCCATGCGGAATTCATTACCGGCATGGTTAAACTTGAATCAAGAATTGTGATTGTCCTCAACATGGAAACGATTCTGTCCAACGAAGACCTGCGTCAGATTCATAAATAATAACCATTCTTTTCTAAACAAGGAGTAACTATGGCTAATTTAACCATTGGTAAAAAACTATCCCTTGGCTTCAGTCTTCTGGTCCTAATGATGCTACTGCTTGGGGGTGTTTCATCCTGGATGCTGTATAACATCAATAACGACTATGAACTGGATGTTATGAATGAGGTCGCGGTTGAAAAAACTGCGATCCATATTCACAAGGATATGCTGGAACTGCGTAGCAAAATTTTTAATTTCAGGTTGTCGAAGGACATGCGGATCATCGAGTTGTTTAAACAGGAACTGCAGCTTCTGAAGAATTCCGTGGATCAAATGTCAAAAATTTCCACTATCTCTCAGAGCATAAAGAATTTGAAAATTATTGACAACAGTGTGGATCATTGGCAAACGCTGATACTGGCTGAAGTAGCTCTTGAGCAAAAAATCGGACTGACTGAAAAAGATGGCTTGCTGGGTATTTTAAGAGACCACAGTCAAAAAGTTGAGGATCGTTTAGCTGAGACGAAAAACAGTTCAGACATGATGATTGATTATCTTGAACTGCGAAGATCTGAAAGAAACTTTAAGGAACGGGAAAACCCTGTGGATGCGCAAAAATATCATGAGCGTCTGGCACAACTGGAACAAAAGATCAGCACCCATCCTGTTCTGAAAAACCAGATCACTGAACTGGCTACGCTGAAGACCGCGTTTAACCAGTTTGTCACAGCGAATGAAGAACGAAACCAGTTCAGGGAGCAAGCCTTCAAAGTGCTCGATGAGACCATGAAACTGGTGGAGGAAACCCTGAAACTGGAAGAAGATTCAACCAGAGAACTCGTGGCGGTTATATCAGATTCCGCGCATCGGACCATGTCCATGCTTTTGATTGGTAGCGTGTTGAGCGTCTTTTTCGGCATTACTTTAGCGGTTGTTTTTGTCCGGATGGTCAATGGTTTGTTGAAAAAAATGGTACAGGATCTTTCCACCTCTGCCAATAATCTGGCATCGGCGTCAGAAGAAATCGCGTCGAGTTCCCAGATGCTGTCCTCCGGGGCCAGTCAGCAGGCGGCCAGTTTGGAGGAAACCTCCAGTTCCATGGAAGAAATTTCGATCCAGACCAAGGAAAATGTGGCAAACGCTTCATCCACCACGGAACTGATGAGGCAGGTTGTGGAGATGGTGAAAGCCACTGCGGACAACTCACACAGTGCGGCGGAGTTATCAGCGTCTGCCAAAAACGCCGCGGAAAATGGCGTGCAGTCCATGGGCGCCATCGCCGGAGCAATGCGGGAGATTCGGGAAGGCAGTGAAAAAATCACTGACATCATTGAGGTGATCAATGAAATCACGCATCAGACCAAAATGCTGGCCACCAATGCCGCCATTGAAGCCGCCCGTGCCGGTGACCAAGGGAAAGGTTTTGCGGTAGTGGCTGACGNNNNNNNNNNNNNNNNNNNNNNNNNNNNNNNNNNNNNNNNNNNNNNNNNNNNNNNNNNNNNNNNNNNNNNNNNNNNNNNNNNNNNNNNNNNNNNNNNNNCAATCCAACGCCGCCAATGCCGAGGAAACCGCCAGTGCCTCTGAAGAACTTTCCTCTCAGGCCATGGGACTCCGGGATCTGGTGGAGGAACTTTCCCGACATGTTGGCACAATGGATCAAGCATCGGCTTCGTCAACCCAGACCACACAGTCCAAAATCCATAGGAGATCAACAGCCATGGCATCCCTTCCAGCAAACGCAGGAAATACGGGAACCAACACCCGCAAGATCAGCGCCCAGAAATCGATTGCGATGCGGGATGATTTCAAGGAATTTTAGGGGGGCAGTGGCCCAATTCTGTATGCTTGAATTGATAATAATTACCCGACCAAAAAGCGTTAAACATTTTTTCTGGTTCCCTACCTCTGGTGCAAGGCTATTAAGTTAATAAATTACCTGCGAGAAAATCCCCCTTTTCAAAGGGGGCATGGGGGATTTAACGCTCTGAATAACATCCCTACCCCCCCTTAAACCAAGGGGGAATTGGTGCCGGGACCTTCAGCGTGCCTTAATTAACAGCCTTGGATGTGACGTCAGGAACCAGATTAATGTTAAAAAACTTTTGATCGGGTACTTATGGGCAGGGACCAAGGTAAAAACATTGTTTTGACACATAAAATATGGAGATTCAGGAAAGGTACAACATATGAAACCAAACAAGATCACCATAGGACAGAAAATTATCGGTAGTTTCTCGCTGGTTATGATTCTGTTGATAATCATGATAATCCTGAGTGAAACAGGACTCCATGAAGCACAAATTCTCGATGAAGAGGTGGACCATCTCACTAACATGGAACGATCCCTGACTTCAAAAATCGTGGACCACCACGTCTGGGTTGAAGCCGTATTCAAATTTATCATAGATGAACAACAGCGCACTCTCGATGTTCAGGAAGATCCCACCAGGTGTAAACTGGGGCAATGGTATTACGGACCTGAGCGACAGCTACTGGAAGAGCAATTTCCGGAAATGAAACCCTTGTTGAATAGCCTGGACAGACCCCATCAGGAATTGCACAAACACGCGACGACCATCAAACATCTGGTGGATAAACAACACCCCCTGACGGTTCAGAAAGGTGCGGATGTATTGAGTCATGATATTTTACCTGTCCTCACCGAGGTGCAATCCATCCTGAAAGAGCTACGTGATCAGGTTCATACGAATCTGGAACACACCATAGAACGCATGAATCAAGCACAATCCGGAACACTCTGGCTAACCCGCGTTACAGGAATAGCCGGTTTGATTTCAGGAATTATCGGTGGTTTGCTGTTATTCAGGAATATCAACGGTTTGCTGTTACGCTTAGTGGGCGACCTTTCTCATACAGTTGATGTTCTGGCGGCTTCTTCAGAAGAAATCGCGTCCAGTTCCCAGATGCTGTCATCCGGAGCCAGTCAGCAGGCGGCCAGTCTTGAGGAAACCTCCAGTTCCATGGAAGAAATTTCGATTCAGTCCAAGGAAAATGTGGCCAACGCTTCCTCCACCACGGAATTGATGAGGCAGGTTGTAGACATGGTTAAACAAACAGCGACGAATGCAGAAACCACAGCCATTGTGTCCAATTCCGCTAAATTGTCTGCGGAAAATGGAGTGCAGTCGATGGGTGAAATTGCCCGGGCAATGCGGGAGATTCGGGAAGGCAGTGAGAAAATCACTGACATCATTGAGGTGATCAATGAAATCACGCATCAGACCAAAATGCTGGCCACCAATGCCGCCATTGAAGCCGCCCGTGCCGGTGACCAAGGGAAAGGTTTTGCGGTAGTGGCTGACGAAGTTTCCAAACTGGCGGAAAATTCCAAAAAAGCCGCCAAAGAAATCGCGGGACTGATCCGTGAAAGTGTGCGCAAAGCCGAAGCCGGCAACGAACTGGCCCAAAAAGGTGAAGTGGCATTGCAGGAAATCCTGAAGCAATCCCGGCAGGTCTCCGATTTGATAGAAACCATTTCTTCCGCGGCCACCGAACAAAGCGGTCAGATGGTGATCGGAATGCGCTCTGTGGAAAATATCCGGGTGTCTTCCGAAGAACAGGCCAACGGGGTGGAGCAGATCAATCGCGCCCTGGTGGATCTGGACAAGGTGACACAATCCAACGCCGCCAATGCCGAGGAAACCGCCAGTGCCTCTGAAGAACTTTCCTCTCAGGCCATGGGACTCCGGGATCTGGTGGAGGAACTTTCCCGACATGTTGGCACAATGGATCAAGCATCGGCCCCTCCAGTCCGAACCCACACTCAAAACAAAATATTTAAAGGCACCTTACCAGTCGCTTCATTGCCTGCAACCACTGGCAACAAGGGACCCAATACCCGCAAAATCGGTGCCCAGCAATCTATTGCCATGCGTGATGATTTCAAGGAATTTTGAAACAGGAATTATGACAAGAACGGATGAAGGGTTGAATGATTCAGAATTTGAATTGTACCAACGGTTGATTTATGACACCTGCGGTATCAATCTGAATAACACCAAAAAACAATTGCTGGAATCACGACTCAGCAAACGCCGACAATTGCATGGAATGTCCTTTCGTCAATATCGGGAATTTCTGATGTCAGACAAATCTGGTGTGGAAATGGCTGAAATGATTGATGCCGTGACCACCAATAAAACAGATTTTTTCAGGGAAAACACCCATTTTGAGTTTTTACAAAAAGAAGTTTTTCCGGATTTGATCCGTCAATCCCAGGTGCGTTTCTGGAGTTCTGCTTGTTCCAGCGGTGAGGAACCTTACACCCTGGCCATGACCCTGATGGAGTCTCCTTTTCCTGTGAATTCTGATATCAAAATTCTGGCCACGGACATCTCCAACAAAGTTCTGGATATGGCCGAAGCCGGAGTTTATGCCGCAGATAAAATCAGTGCGGTGCCCATGGCCCTTCGCCGAAAGTATTTTTTGCAGGGAACCGGTCAATGGGAAGGCTGTTATCTGGTCAAGGATGAATTGCGTTCTTTCATCCGTTTTCGCCGCATGAATCTGATGGAACCCTTTCCCTTGAAAGCACTGTTTGATGTGATCTTCTGCCGGAATGTCATGATTTATTTTGACAAACCCACCCAGGAACGACTGATTCAGAAACTGGCCAATCAATTGCGTCCGGGCGGTTATCTGCTGATTGGTCATTCAGAAACCCTGAGCGGCATTTCCAGTTCCCTGAAATATATCCAACCCTCCATTTATCGTAAATAACCATGAGACCAGATGTTACGGGAGATAAGCCACTGCTCTATCTTTATCCGGGAGAAGTGCTGGTCACTCCTGATCCTGTGGTGATCAGCACCCTGCTGGGATCTTGCGTGGCGGTTTGCCTGTGGGATGAACAGCGTAAGATCGGCGGTATGAATCATGTCGTGTATCCCGGAACCACAGATCCCGCAAAACTCACCACCCAATACGCCAATGCGGCTACGTTTATCCTGTATGAAGAACTGCTCAAGGCCGGGGCCGGTAAAAAAAGATTGACCGCCAGAATTTTCGGCGGGGCCAACCGGCTGATTCTGGCGGATTCCCGCAGAGACTCCATTTCCGCAGGACCCCAAAATATCGAAGTCACGATCAAGGTTTTACGTAAACTCAATATTCCCCTCATCAATCAGGATACAGGTGGAAGTCGGGGACGCAAAATTCTGTTTGATGTGAGCTCAGGAAAAATATTCATGGAGTATCTGCATGGACATGAGGTGTTTCAGCAGGAAATCGAATTAACTCATGGAACCCTTGCGCCAAACGTTGAACCTAAAGCCAGTCCAGCCACAGCTTCTGTCAGTCTCAAACCAGTCCATCCTTATCATTTAATCGCGATTGGCGCGTCCACAGGGGGGCCTGACGCCCTTCTTGAAGTGCTGAAACGATTGCCAGACCATCTTCCGGGAATTGTCATGAGTCTGCACATGCCAGCCGGATTCACCAAAGAATATGCACGGAGACTGAATCAATCGAGTGCCATACAGGTCAGGGAAGCGGTCCATGGAGAATGGATTGCCCCGGGAACGGCATGGCTTGCTCCAGGAAACCGGCACTTGAGGGTTGTTCACACAGACGGTAAATACAAAATTGAGCTGGATGATGGTCCCCCTGTCAACCACCATCGTCCCTCAGTGAATGTGATGTTCGAGTCTGTGGCACAAGTAGCCAGACATCATGCCATCGGTGTGATTCTTACCGGCATGGGCAATGATGGAGCAAAGGGGTTGCTCGCCATGAAACAGGCAGGAGCCAAAACAATTGGCCAGAATGAAGCAACCTGTGTGGTGTATGGAATGCCACGCGAAGCCCATGCCTGTGGTGCCGTGGATCGGGAACTGCCGCTGGATCAGATTTCCAGTGCTATTGAGGGGCTTATGAAATGAGTAAAAATGAAAAGTACCCGACCATACTGAAAGCTGAACGCTTACAAAAATTTTGATCGGGTACTTAATTTCCTCTACATATCCATTCTGCTTATTCCCAAACGGATTTGAATCCGCTATAGGAAACAATAAAAGAATTTTTTGAACTAATGTTTTCTCGAATCCGTGTGCAATGATGGATATTATTTTCCGATTCGAACGTGTTTTCCCCTATGCTCTTCCGCCAGCGCTGACCATTCTGGGCGGGTTGTTTTTATTTTTGCTGACCATTCGTTCCGCAAAGAACAGCCCTGAAATTCGGTATTTTACGTTGCTGACGCTGATGCTGATGCTTTACAATCTGGATTTTCTGGTCAGGATTATTGTGGCACAGGAAAGGATTGTTACAGGGATTTACCGGGTGTCGTTGATGGTTCTGATGTTTTGTGTGCCCGTGGGTATAAAATTTGTGCATCAGATGGCAAACATCAACAATCGGAAGGCTCTGGAACGTTTTTGTTATTTGCTGGCAATCCTCTTTGTGCCAATCACTCAGACAGATTATTTTTTCAAGGGCATGAACGATTTTTATTTTGGGTTCATGCCGATGGGCACTATCGGTATGATCGCCTTCGCGTTTTTAAGCGGGTTTGTCACCGCTTACGGGTTGCTGGTATTGAGAACTCATTACAGGAGCATCGCGGACCCCGACCAGCAAACCAGATACCGATTTTTGTTCGCAGGATTTCCACTTGGCCTGGCCATGATCGGACTCGACATGCTGCCTTACTCGGGGATTCCGGTTTATCCCCTCAGCGCGTTTGCGTTTGTTCCCCTGGGATGGGTCGCCTATGGCATGATGTCGCATGAAATTCTTGACACCAGCCAGTCGCTCATTCGCAAGGGTCGGATGGGACGTGCCCTCACCTGGCCTTTTGTGGGACCAATCCTGATCATCGTGCTTTATCTGGGAATGACAGGCGCGGTGGATGTGGAAAATATCATTTTGTTCATAGAACGATTTTATCCGCATGGGGGAACGAGACTGCTTTCGGTGTTCATCTGCATGATTTTTGCCGCGTATTTTTTACGGCAGGCAGTTCCCCAGAAACGAACCATTTTATTTGGACTGGTGTTCCTGCTATGGGGCGTCAACAATCTGGACCATTTGTTCACTCTGCTGATTGATTCCTCACACGCAATGGTCAAAATCAACCTGTCCCGAACCAATCATTTTTTTCTGGTCTATCAACCTGCGTTGTTTCTGCATTTTATTTATCTTTATCTGGGACGCACAGAACGTAAATGGGTTTATGTCTGTTATGTCACGGGTTTGGGGTTGATGCCGCTCACTCAAACCCGGTTTTATTTTGATGACACCATTCGTCATGTTCCTTGGGGAATCATGGCACAGGGCCAGTTGTTTTACGCGATCCATCTCGTCGTCTGGTCCGCTGCTGTCTTGCATGCCACCCGGTTGATTGTGACTCAGGCACAGCGACAGCCTGAATTTATCAGGAAGACAGGACTGCTGTTGGGCGGTTTTGTTCTTCCGGGAATTTTAATCATTGGCGACGGGCTTTCATCCTTCATCAATATGCCGGTTTCTCCAGGCGACTGGTTTTTTGTGCCAGTTCTGATCATCACTTATGGCATCATGGTGCATGACCTGGTGGAAGTGAATGTTTATGCCAAAAAACGTTTCTGGGGAAGTCTGGTTCGATATCTTATTTTTCTGGGCTATCTGGGAGCACTTCCGGTTTGTCTGTGGGCGGTTAAAAACATGTCCTGGTCTGAATTGATGGCACAACTGGATCTTTATGACCTGCCAACAGCCCTGTCCTTTATCACCTGCGCGATTGGAACCTTTTTGATCATTCTTGTCGCCCAAAACCAGAAAGGCGCGATCGTTTTCAGTTTGTGCTGTTTTCTTTACAGCCTCCTGAACCTCAATCTGTTTATGGCTGGAATCATCACCGATGTCGCAGTCTTTGAACTCCTGTTGCGCTGGGGACAATTTGCCTTTGTGTTCCTGTGGGGATTGATCTTCCACACCATTTACATCATGACGCAACGCCGCAAAACATGGTGGACGGTGTATACGGTCTATGCCATGAGTGTGATTGTAGCGCCCCTGACCCTGACCGATTACTACATGACAGGTTCCTACCAATACCACTGGGGATTATATCCCAAAGGCGGTCCTGTATTTTATATCGCGTGTGCCTTATGGCTGGCGGGTTCCATCCATTCATTTTTTGTGCTTTATCAGACGTGGAAGCAAACCCGCATCCCGTTTCAGAAATACCGCATCAAGGCGTTGTTGATCTCCTTCTGTGTATTGGGACTCCTGCTGGTAGGCGACATTCCCGCGACGTTGGGCCTTGCTTTTTATCCCCTGAGCAATCTCAGTTTTATTCCGATTATACTGCTGGCTTATACCATGCTCAAACCGGTATTTCGTGAACAAATCCCGGTAGTGCGGATGTTTTTGTACTGGACAGGAATCATTACGATTCTAACAGTCGTGATTTCATTCTTTTATGACAGGGCGCAAATCAATAATCCCTGGGGGGAGATGACCCTCATCGCGGGATGTCTGATCAGTTATCCCCTGCTCAGAAAAAGCTGGAACAACATTCTGTCACTGTTCATTCCTGATAGAAAAGATGAACTTCAAAAGCAATTGTATCACCTCACCGACCAGTTATCCCAGACAGGACATCTCTCTATGGTTCATCAGGCAATTTCACAACTATTGATCACAGAGTTTTCATGCTCACGTTGTGTGGTGGTTTTTGCGGATGATGGCAGAAAGTCGTTCAAAGGTTGGGAAACCTGGAATACGCAACCGGGCCTGTTTTCTTTGGAATTATCCCATCCGAAAGGCGATCAAACCATCGTGCTGGAGTTGAATCCCGCAGAAATTCTTGGCTGTTATGCTGAAAATCATCTGGTAGCCCAGGATCGTATGGATATTATGCTGGATCGTGTTCAGGTGACAGAGAGTATTCGTAAACACCTGCTGGAACCCGAACTGACTCTCGGAATCTTTTTTGAAGATCAATTGACAGCGTTGATGCTCATTTATCATAAAGTCAGTGACATGCCGTTCAATGCCCTTGAAAAAGAATTTCTGAGTCAACTGGGATTGATTCTCGGCCCTCACATCCAGCATGCCCGATTGCTATACAGTCTGGAAACCCAGGTGCGACAGCGTACCAGTGAGCTGTCTGAGGCCAATGAGATCATCATGGGGCAAAACAAAATATTTCGTTCTCTGCTTGAATCCAGTGCGTCCATTCATAAAATTGTCCAGGTGGATGAATTTTTTGAATACACCCTCAAACACCTGAAAAGTTTATTTGAGCAAAGTGATTTCGGATTGATTCTTCATGGCGAACGTCCCGGTATCGTGGAATTCGCTTCCTTCCGTGGTCTTTCAGACAAGGAGCGAAAGCATTTGCTGTCCAATGCAGCCCGGTTGCGGAAACAGGAACTTCCCCCGGGTCTGATGTCACAATCCCCTGAAAAGAAATGGCAGTTGATGGGCTTTCAGGGACGTGAAAAACAAGTGGTTGGAACACTGATGATTCATGGACCAGAACTGGAAAAACAAGCGTCCCAGACCATCACCCTGTTCATGGAACAGGTCGCGGCTGTGGCTGAAAACAGGATGCTGACCAGAGAATTGGAAAAAATCGCCAATACGGACGGTTTGACCGGAACTTACAACCGTCTCTATTTTGACCGCGAACTACAACGAATGAAAGCACAGCATCAGCAGTTTGAAGACATCCATTTCACCACCATCATGATTGATGTGAATGGTCTCAAACGGGTGAATGATGTGTTTGGACACCAATATGGCGATACCATGATCATTCAGGTGGCTGAATTGCTCAAACAGGTCAGTCGAAAATCCGATGTGATCGTCCGACTTGGTGGTGATGAATTTGTGATATTGTGTCCCTCCTGCGGAAATGAGCAGGCAGGCTATTTGATTGAACGTATTCGGGAAAAAGAACAGCATGCCCAAATGAAATGTGTTTCAAAAGAAGGCGTTGAAGAAATGGTTCCCATTCACATGAGCATTGGCCTTGCCAGCACTGAAGAAACCTCCGCTGAAGAAGTCATGAAACTTGCGGATGAACGGATGTATCAGGACAAGGAAGCATATTATGCCCAGAAAAAACGTTATCGTTGATATCTTCCTGATTGTCAGGGTCGTTTAATTTTCCAAAAAAGGATGCGTACCTGTTTTTCTACCTGTTCAATCAGATTTTTTCCTGAGCATCCCTCCAAGTCTGTTAAGTTAAGCCCTGTGAAGGCGCTGGCACCAATTCCCCTTGGTTTAAGGGGGTTAGGGGGATGTCATTCTGAGCGTTAAATCCCCCATGCCCCCTTTGAAAAGGGGGATTTTCTCGCAGGTAATTTCTTAACTTAACAGCCTTGGAACATCCCTCAGCAGACAAATGGGTCAGGGCTGTTAATTTTCAAAAAATGGTTCCGTAGGATGGGTAGAGCGAGAGCGAAACCCATCATTTTCGACACAAGGTGGAAGCGTTGGCTTCTCAGGTGTTGGATTCATAGTTCTGTATTGGAAACATGCTTTCTCATACGTTTTGAGGCACTACGGAGTTTTTTCTCTTCCAGACGATTTTCCCTGGCTTGTTTTGTCGGTTTTGTGGGTTTACGAGGTTTCGGTCGTTCCGTAGCCC
It contains:
- a CDS encoding protein-glutamate O-methyltransferase, giving the protein MTRTDEGLNDSEFELYQRLIYDTCGINLNNTKKQLLESRLSKRRQLHGMSFRQYREFLMSDKSGVEMAEMIDAVTTNKTDFFRENTHFEFLQKEVFPDLIRQSQVRFWSSACSSGEEPYTLAMTLMESPFPVNSDIKILATDISNKVLDMAEAGVYAADKISAVPMALRRKYFLQGTGQWEGCYLVKDELRSFIRFRRMNLMEPFPLKALFDVIFCRNVMIYFDKPTQERLIQKLANQLRPGGYLLIGHSETLSGISSSLKYIQPSIYRK
- a CDS encoding purine-binding chemotaxis protein CheW, with the protein product MSHENELFEKSGGKLLTFQLGNQEYGIQILQAREVVGLMRIDPVPQTPSFMKGVINLRGKIIPVIDLRSKFGMPQIEPGKENCIVVVDMQGKLTGVIVDLLVGVLTVEPDDFEHTPELGSNIHAEFITGMVKLESRIVIVLNMETILSNEDLRQIHK
- a CDS encoding CZB domain-containing protein; amino-acid sequence: MKPNKITIGQKIIGSFSLVMILLIIMIILSETGLHEAQILDEEVDHLTNMERSLTSKIVDHHVWVEAVFKFIIDEQQRTLDVQEDPTRCKLGQWYYGPERQLLEEQFPEMKPLLNSLDRPHQELHKHATTIKHLVDKQHPLTVQKGADVLSHDILPVLTEVQSILKELRDQVHTNLEHTIERMNQAQSGTLWLTRVTGIAGLISGIIGGLLLFRNINGLLLRLVGDLSHTVDVLAASSEEIASSSQMLSSGASQQAASLEETSSSMEEISIQSKENVANASSTTELMRQVVDMVKQTATNAETTAIVSNSAKLSAENGVQSMGEIARAMREIREGSEKITDIIEVINEITHQTKMLATNAAIEAARAGDQGKGFAVVADEVSKLAENSKKAAKEIAGLIRESVRKAEAGNELAQKGEVALQEILKQSRQVSDLIETISSAATEQSGQMVIGMRSVENIRVSSEEQANGVEQINRALVDLDKVTQSNAANAEETASASEELSSQAMGLRDLVEELSRHVGTMDQASAPPVRTHTQNKIFKGTLPVASLPATTGNKGPNTRKIGAQQSIAMRDDFKEF
- a CDS encoding diguanylate cyclase; the protein is MMDIIFRFERVFPYALPPALTILGGLFLFLLTIRSAKNSPEIRYFTLLTLMLMLYNLDFLVRIIVAQERIVTGIYRVSLMVLMFCVPVGIKFVHQMANINNRKALERFCYLLAILFVPITQTDYFFKGMNDFYFGFMPMGTIGMIAFAFLSGFVTAYGLLVLRTHYRSIADPDQQTRYRFLFAGFPLGLAMIGLDMLPYSGIPVYPLSAFAFVPLGWVAYGMMSHEILDTSQSLIRKGRMGRALTWPFVGPILIIVLYLGMTGAVDVENIILFIERFYPHGGTRLLSVFICMIFAAYFLRQAVPQKRTILFGLVFLLWGVNNLDHLFTLLIDSSHAMVKINLSRTNHFFLVYQPALFLHFIYLYLGRTERKWVYVCYVTGLGLMPLTQTRFYFDDTIRHVPWGIMAQGQLFYAIHLVVWSAAVLHATRLIVTQAQRQPEFIRKTGLLLGGFVLPGILIIGDGLSSFINMPVSPGDWFFVPVLIITYGIMVHDLVEVNVYAKKRFWGSLVRYLIFLGYLGALPVCLWAVKNMSWSELMAQLDLYDLPTALSFITCAIGTFLIILVAQNQKGAIVFSLCCFLYSLLNLNLFMAGIITDVAVFELLLRWGQFAFVFLWGLIFHTIYIMTQRRKTWWTVYTVYAMSVIVAPLTLTDYYMTGSYQYHWGLYPKGGPVFYIACALWLAGSIHSFFVLYQTWKQTRIPFQKYRIKALLISFCVLGLLLVGDIPATLGLAFYPLSNLSFIPIILLAYTMLKPVFREQIPVVRMFLYWTGIITILTVVISFFYDRAQINNPWGEMTLIAGCLISYPLLRKSWNNILSLFIPDRKDELQKQLYHLTDQLSQTGHLSMVHQAISQLLITEFSCSRCVVVFADDGRKSFKGWETWNTQPGLFSLELSHPKGDQTIVLELNPAEILGCYAENHLVAQDRMDIMLDRVQVTESIRKHLLEPELTLGIFFEDQLTALMLIYHKVSDMPFNALEKEFLSQLGLILGPHIQHARLLYSLETQVRQRTSELSEANEIIMGQNKIFRSLLESSASIHKIVQVDEFFEYTLKHLKSLFEQSDFGLILHGERPGIVEFASFRGLSDKERKHLLSNAARLRKQELPPGLMSQSPEKKWQLMGFQGREKQVVGTLMIHGPELEKQASQTITLFMEQVAAVAENRMLTRELEKIANTDGLTGTYNRLYFDRELQRMKAQHQQFEDIHFTTIMIDVNGLKRVNDVFGHQYGDTMIIQVAELLKQVSRKSDVIVRLGGDEFVILCPSCGNEQAGYLIERIREKEQHAQMKCVSKEGVEEMVPIHMSIGLASTEETSAEEVMKLADERMYQDKEAYYAQKKRYR
- a CDS encoding chemotaxis protein CheW, translated to MNVIRIFSRLRDVLAEEPKQAFQSGSSAGKPPSSTAKAPKRIGDMLIESGAVTPEQIESALEEQQRPLGQILVEQGAVSKQLVEQTLQQMGSPAATPSAMLDMVKVPSISMDELSELIGEMVVELSLMSQQTGTVEQREREIAERLNQMNHITEQMRDRVLGMRMFPVSHVFSKLSRQVRDLSLKCGKVVNLVREGEDTLVDKTVIDGIYSPLMHLVRNAIDHGLESSQIRTTAGKNPQGTLFLIARHLGDSVMIEIRDDGNGLNRQKILKKALENGLVKDGVDLSDAQIDQLIFHPGFSTADAVTDVSGRGVGMDVVRQDIGKLRGKISIQSVTGKGTSFQIKLPLSTSIIEGLVTRVGDYQFVFPLLEILCTVTPENSSLQEIHGQAAQCFVLDHEIIPILRLYEFYEIPTEILDPAKGIMVVIRQEYRKIGVLVDEVLHRQQIVIKSLGERFQHLPAITGGTILGDGHIGLIISPEQLIEHSDKEKHHES